The following are encoded together in the Humulus lupulus chromosome 5, drHumLupu1.1, whole genome shotgun sequence genome:
- the LOC133779493 gene encoding uncharacterized protein LOC133779493: MATQVMQIQAVCLNCGGPRPFEQCMVVEMNNSIPMEQVNMMGNFHRQANNPFSNPFNQGWRNQPNFAWRNNQGPRQIQQPMLQAPPQAPLRPPVLHVGQEKTNELQVALLTLTNSQSQFMIDSRSSIRNLEMQVGQLANMFQSRPQGNFPSNIEVNLKEQCNAISLRSGKKLEEPVKKSIPAPKVDVENEGKVKEEVIEDLEKKQSPMSYENHIKIPYAQQLQKKTLDKKFLKFLEILRKFHINIPFVEALEQMPSYVKFKKEILSKKKKLEDYETVELTEECSAILQKKLPPKLKDPGSFTIPCSIGDTVMTKALCDLGASVNLMPLFGN; the protein is encoded by the coding sequence ATGGCCACACAAGTCATGCAAATCCAAGCGGTATGTCTTAATTGTGGTGGTCCTCGCCCATTTGAGCAATGCATGGTAGTTGAGATGAACAACTCCATTCCCATGGAACAGGTGAATATGATGGGAAATTTCCATAGGCAAGctaataatccattctccaaccCATTCAATCAAGGGTGGAGAAATCAGCCTAATTTTGCATGGAGAAATAATCAGGGTCCTCGACAAATTCAACAGCCTATGCTTCAAGCTCCACCTCAGGCACCGTTACGACCACCGGTACTACATGTTGGTCAAGAGAAGACAAATGAGTTACAAGTTGCATTGTTAACTCTGACCAACTCTCAATCTCAATTTATGATAGATTCCCGCTCATCCATCAGGAATCTTGAGATGCAAGTTGGTCAGTTGGCAAATATGTTCCAAAGTAGGCCTCAAGGAAATTTTCCAAGTAATATAGAGGTGAATCTGAAAGAGCAGTGCAATGCAATCTCTTTGAGGAGTGGGAAGAAGTTAGAAGAGCCAGTCAAGAAGTCTATACCTGCTCCAAAAGTTGATGTTGAGAATGAGGGTAAGGTAAAAGAAGAGGTTATTGAAGACCTTGAGAAGAAGCAGTCACCAATGAGTTATGAGAACCACATCAAGATTCCATATGCTCAGCAACTTCAAAAGAAGACACTTGACAAGAAATTTTTGAAGTTTCTAGAAATTCTTCGAAAATTTCACATTAACATACCTTTTGtcgaggcacttgaacaaatgccaagcTATGTGAAGTTTAAGAAGGAAATCTTGTCAAAGAAAAAGAAGttggaggattatgagacagtggagcttactgaggagtgcagcGCTATTTTGCAGAAGAAACTACCTCCGAAACTTAAAGATCCGGGTAGCTTCACGATTCCTTGCTCAATAGGAGATACTGTTATGACCAAGGCCTTGtgtgatttaggggctagtgtAAATTTGATGCCCTTATTCGGAAACTGA